Below is a genomic region from Spirosoma radiotolerans.
GCGCGTTTACCTTCCCCATCGGCGACAACAATAAATACCGCCCGGCGGCCGTGTCGGCCTCCTCAGCAGCAGCGCCCGCTTCGGCGGCCTATTTCGCCATCGACGGCACGCTCGCTGTGACGAGCAGCCTGAAAGGCGGCAATGAACCCGTGCTGCCCACCGGCGGCCCGTTCCCGACCGCTACCAAAGCTACCAATGTCGGTATCGTGGATAACGTCGAATACTGGGACATTGACGGTACCACTCCAGCCAAAATCACGCTGACCTGGGATGCCAATACGCCCATCAGCACGATGGTGGGAAGCAACCTAAACAACCTCACCATCGTGGGCTGGGACGGTACCAAGTGGGTCGCCATTCCCTCGACGGTCGATGCGAGCTCCCTGAATTTATCCACCAGCGCGAGTGTCTTCAATGGTTCATCCAGTTCTCTGACGGTGGGTTCGATTACCACCAATGCGACCCTTGTTCCGAGTTCATTCACCGTCTATACGCTGGCGGGGGCCTGTCTTACCACCAGCATCACACCTGACCTCACCAGCCTGAGCATCTGCTCGGGCGATCAGGCTGCTATTACCTATACAACCATTCCTGCCGGGGCGCAGGTCGTCTGGAGCCGCAACCCTGGAACAGGATCGAACCTCGGCAACGTCATTGATTTTCCGACGGCCACGGGTACCACGCCGGTGAGCTATACTTACACGGCCTCCATTACGCCGTATGTGGGTTGCCCAACTGCGACAACTACCACCGTTGTGACGGTCAACCCGGTGCCGATCCTGACCCCTTCGGTTTGTTCCCAAACGATCTGTTCGGGCCAGACCGGGGCCATCACCTTCAACTCCAGTGTGCCGGCCACCATCAACTGGCTGAGGGTGGAAGACAACACCACGGGTACGGGCAACATCAGCCAGTTATTCAACACGGCCGGCACGTATACCTACAAGATCTGGGGTGTCTCGTCGTCGGCTTCCTGTCCCTCGTCGACCACCATCACCTGTACCATTGTTGTCAACAACTGCTGCGACCTGGTAGCTTCCGCATCACCCGTTTCGGCCACCAATTGCAGCCCGGTCAACAGCGGCTCTATGCTGATTACGTATACGGGCACCGGTAGTTACCAATATAGCCTAAATGGCGCAGCCGCTCAGCCCTTGGGCACCAGCCCCTTTACCGTCAGTGGTCTGGCCCCTGGCAGTTACACCCTGGTGGTGCAGCAGATAGGGGATCCGACCTGTTTGCAGACCATCGTGGCCACCATCGGTGGCCCACCTGCGCTGTCGGCCTCGGCCCTGAGCAATAGCCCTCAGTGTACCAGTGGTACCTTGTCGCTGTCGGCCCTGCCAGGAAGCAGTGGTACATACACCTACGCCTGGACGGGCCCCAATGGTTTTGTGAGCAGCCTGCAATACCCCACCTTACCCCTGTCGACGACGGCCCAAAGTGGCATTTATCAGGTGGTGGTGACCAATGCGGGGAGTGGATGTTCGGCCACGGCAACGACGAGTGTGGTGGTAACGGTTCAACCCAGCCTGACGGTGAGTGGGGGCACAAGCCAGACGATCTGTTCGGGCCAGAGCACCACCCTATCGGTGGGTGGCGCAGGCGGAGCCAATGTTAGCTGGATCAACAGCGTGGGCCAGAGCGGGACGGGCAGTAACATCGTCTTTCCAGGTATCGGCAACCTAAATGGCAGTCCGCAAACGATCACCTATGTCATTACGGCCAGCGCAGGGGCTTGTTCCGACTCGAAAACCGTCACGTTAACGATCAATCCCGCACCCGTTTTGAAGGTCGTGCCTCAGCAGTTAGTTGTCTGTGCGCTGGAACAAAGCAGCGTCACGGCGATGGCCTTACCGGCCACGGCGACCATCAACTGGAGCCGCAGCCCGGCCACCCCTGGCCCGGCGAGCGGGACGGGAACGGGCAGCGTCACGGTCAGGGAAACCTTACCGGCGGGCAGCTACACCTATACCTTCACGGCTAGCCAGGGAGGCTGTGCCGGTACGCCGGTGACCACACAGCTAACGGTGAATAACTAATGGATAATCAGACAACCAGGAGACAGATGACCTTTTATAAATCGCTTACAAACATGAAGACAACTCTCAACCATACACTTGCCATCGTTGCCTTTTTCGTCAGCACATTGGTGGCTCAGGCCCAGGTCAAAATCGGTAACGTCCCCACCAGCATTAACGGGGGTTCTCTCCTGGAACTGGAGAGCACCAATAAAGGCTTGTTGATGCCGCGTATCAGCTTGACTAACACGACGACCTGGGGGTTGGCGGGAACACCTGCTGCGGGCATGCACGTGTACAACACCAATACAGCTATCACCTCGACCAATACTAGTTATCCCACGCTGGCGGCTAAAATCGGGGAGTATTATTGGGATGGCACTGGCTGGGTAGCCTTGGCTCCGGTAGGTGTTCAGGATGCACCGGTTTTGTTTTCTGTTTCGAATGTAGGAAACCAAGTAGCTGCTGCTACAACCACGCCGAAGGCGGATTACGGAATCAAACACTATGATAAAAACAACGTATTTGACCTGTCATCAGACTCATTTACTGTACCAGCAAATGGAACAGGTGTTTACCAGTTCAGTACAGTATTTGGTACCATTCAAGCTACCTATGCCCAGGGACTTTATGTGGGGTTATACATCAATGGAACGTTGGTCCGGACGATAGCCATCGCTAACTGTCAGGCGAATGCCGCCGGTATCGCCGGAGGAGGGACCATTATTCATCCACTTACCGCCGGAGATGTAGTCGATATAAGATTTTTACCATCGCTTCAAGCGGGACAGACCCTGACATTCTTTATTAGCAATTTGAGTGTCGCTTTTCTTTCAAAATAGAAGAGAAACGAACAATAAACTATGGTATTCGGGGAATCAATCCAGAAACCCTAAATCCCGGCCTTCCAACTGCTACGAAGGCATCCTGTTCTGTTGCCGATCCAGTCAAAAGCAGCCATTCAGTAGTAAATAATAAAAGTTTTAACTCGTAATCAAGATGATGGGGAATTCGATAAAAAAGCACAGATGGAGCGTCTTGGCCACGTTTGTGTTCACCGTCATAAGCCAACTGGTGCAGGCCCAATCCGGCAGCTTTGGAAGTACTTTTGCCCATACTACAGCTGAAATGGCTATTTATGAGCAGCATGACTTTGTGACCGGCAGCGGTACCATCAATGCTGGTATCATTGGCTCGGAGCGCCAGCCCGCCATCGGGATGTACAGCTTCGTCAACCCTAACAGCAGTTGGATCAACGCCAGCAACACCGCTTTTGTGGATGGCTACGTGCGCACCTACAACGCTGGACCCTTCACTTTCCCCATCGGCGATAACAATAAGTACCGCCCGGCGGCTGTGTCAGCCTCCTCGGCGGCTGCCCCCACCACGGCGGCCTATTACGGTGTGGATCCGGGGCTGGCCACCACCAGCAACCTGATGGGGGGCACCTACGGCATTCTGCCCGGCGGTGGCCCGGCATTTCCCACCACGGCCAAAGCGGCCAATGTGGGCACGGTCGATAATATCGAGTACTGGGACATCGATGGCACCACTCCGGCTAAAATTACCCTGACTTGGGATGCCAATACGCCCATCAGCGCAATGGTCGGTGCTAACCTGAATAACCTGACCATTGTCGGTTGGGATGGTACCCAATGGGTCGCCATTCCCTCGACGGTGGATGCTAGCTCTTTGGCGCAGAATACCAGTGCTAGTACCTTCAATGGCCTGAGTGCATCGGTGACGGCAGGTTCGATTACCACCACGGCGGCCATTGTACCGGGTTCTTTCACGGTCTACACCCTGGCGGGGGCCTGCCCTCCAACGACGATTGTGCCCAACCTGACGAGTCTGACGATCTGTTCGGGCACGCAGGTAGCCATCAATTACACAACCAATCCGGCAGGTGGTCAAACCCTGTGGACCCGCATGCCCGGCAACGTCAGCAGCTTTGGTGATGTTACGGATTTTCCCACAGCAACGGGTAGTAACCCAGTGAGTTATACGTATTCGGCGGTGGTCACCTCGTTTAGCTGTCCCAGCCAGACGGCGGTCACTACGGTGCTGGTCAATCCGGTTCCAATCGTGACGCCTTCGGTCTGTTCCCAAACGATCTGTTCGGGTCAGACCGGGGCCATTACGTTTGCGACCGACATTCCGGCCACCATCAACTGGCTGCGAGTGGAAGACAACGCCACGGGTACGGGCAACATCAGCCAGTTATTCAACACGGCCGGCACCTACACCTATAAAATCTGGGGTGTCTCGTCGTCGGCTTCCTGTCCCTCGTCGACCACCATCACCTGTACCATTGTTGTCAACCAGAGCCTGATCGCCACGGCTACCGTGGCTGCGGGCAGCGGCTGCATCGGGCAACCGTTTAACCTGTCGGCCACCTCAACGGGCGGTCAGGCACCGTTTACCTACGCCTGGACCGGTCCGAACAGCTACGTTGGTTCCGGGGTTAATCCGCAGGTGACAAATTCCGCTTCAACGGCCATCAACGGCAATTACATCGTCACGGTCACTGATGCCCAGGGCTGTTCGGGAACGGCCACGGTAGCGGTTTCGGCCAGCAACTGCTGTAGCCTGACGGCTACGGCGGGCAACACGCTGGTTGCCTGCGCGGGAGGCACCCTCAACCTGAGTGTCACGGCGGGCAACAGCACCACCGCCCCGGTAACTACCCCATTGACGTATAAATGGAGTGGCCCCAACGGTTTTGCCGCCACCACCGCCAACCCGACGCTGACGGCCACGGCCGCTGCGGCAGGTGTGTACAGCGTGACGGTCACCGACGGCCAGAGTTGTACGGCCACAGCTTCCGTGACGGTCAGCGTTAGTCCGCAACCGAGCGCGGGCAACGACGTGATCGTGTCGATCTGTAACAACGAAACCGTTGATCTGGCGACCTATTTCCCGGCCGGGGGTTCTTTCTCGGCTGTTACGGGGTCACTTTCGGGAAGTATATTCAATGGCATTACCTCGGGCGTCGGCTCTTACACCGTATTGTACGGTGTAGGCGGCAACGGCTGTCCCGTCGATCAGGCGGCTGCCGTGGTCGTGGTCCGGGATTGTACGCCACCGTCCTGTAATTACCCCATCAGTACAGCTGTCGTGGATGCCAGTTGTGGAAACAGTGATGGTACGGCCATCGTCTCCCTAGGTGGCTTGCCCACGGGCGCCACCACCGGCTTCGCCTGGAGTAATGGGAAAACCGGGCCAACGGTTGCCGGGTTAGCCGCAGGCGTCTACAGCATTACCGCTACCGTTTCGACCGGTAACAGTGTCTGTAGTGTTGTCGACAGCATTCAGGTCAACGATATCGGTGGGCCTGTGGCTGAAATCAGCCTGATCACCTCGGCCGATTGCCGGGGAGCCAACGGAGCGGTTGCCATCGATATAACCACTGGTACCGGTCCCTTTCAGATTTCCTGGAGTGGGGCGGGCAGTGGCAGCACATCCGGCGCCAATCTAGGTACAACCACTGTGCAGCTGGCACCAGGCTCGTACATCTTCAAAGTGACCGGCACGTCTGGTAATACGGCTTGTGCGTCCTACCTGCCCATTACGATTCCTCAGGATGATACCGATCAGATTAGTGTAACGGGAACGCCAACCAATGCCACTGCCTGTGGCTCGCCGACGGGTAGCATCCTCATCACGGCGACACCAGCCGTTGGCGTAACAGGACCCTTCTCCTTCTCGCTGAATGGCGTACAAATTGGAACCTCATCGCTGCCAACCTTTACAGTTTCGGGACTGACCGCTGGCGTATATACAGTAAGCGTTAGCTCGGCGGGTGGGTGTAAAACGCCGGCCGTTCCCGTCACTATCCTGGAAACGGGGGCTCCCACGGTTGCAGGCTGGACAGCGGTCAACCCGGCTTGTCCAAGTGACAAAGGGCAATTGGTATTTGCCGGGGGACAACCTACGGCAACCTACCTGATTCGGGAAGTAACGACGGGCTCGATCGTTGGGCCAACAGCGGGCATTAGTGGCGCTTCGTCAACCTCTCTGACGCTACCCGCTGGTACCTACAGCATTCAGCAAACATCGACAGCATCAACCTGTACGTCGTTTACAACGGCAACCATTTCGGTTCCTCAGGGTCTCAAATTTAATGTACAATATACAAAAGTGGCCTGTGCGCCAGGCGGTTCGGCAAACAATGACGGCACGATCTCGATCGTGCAACAGACAGGTGGCACGGCTCCTTATTCGACCACGGTTCTGAATAGCCAGAATCAGGTGATTGCGGCTACCTCACCCGATACTTACACCAACCTGAAACCGGGCACCTATCAGATTAACGTAGTTGACTCAAAAGGTTGTTCAGGTGTTCAAAATGTATTTGTAACGGTTCCGGATTGTAACCTGAAATGCCCAATCATCCCGATGAACACCTTTGTCGTCGATGCAAACTGTAGCACCGCCGATGGACGTGCCGTGGCGCAGTTGGGTAATTTTGCCGACAGTGATGTCGACTACCTCTGGAGTAACGGCTTCTCCGGTCCGACGACCAACGGCCTGGCTGCGGGTGTTTATTCGGTCACGGCTACCGTTCTGACAGGAACATTTGTCGGTTGTCCATACATTGAAACCGTCAACGTCAACCAGATCGGTGGTCCGGTGGTAGCACAGGGGGTAATCAACCCGTCGAGTTGTGCGGCCAATACCGGCACCGCTTCGTTCAGCGTCGCCAGCGGCACTGGCCCATTCGCCGTAACCTGGACGGGTCCGGTGAGTGGCAACCGAAGTGTAAATGGTACAGCTCCCTTCCAGTTTACCCAGTCGGGTCTGGCTCCGGGAAGCTATGTATTCACCTTCACGGCCAGCGGATCGACGTGTAAAACGGTACTCGATGTAACGATTCCGGTTTCATCAAGCAGCAACATTTCACTAGCTGCTGTTCCGACCCCAACGTCGAGTTGTGGCTCACAGGATGGATCGATCAGCCTGACCGCGTCGGGTAGTGGTCCAGCTTATACGTATACACTGAATGGTGCATCGTACACGACCGTATCGGCCAGCACCCTTCAGATTCCTAACTTGCCTGCCGGTGTATATACGCTTGGCGTCATCAGTGGGGCCAACAGCTGCTCAACCACGACGACGGCCATCATACAGCAAACCGGCGCTCCTGCAGTAACCGGCTGGACATCCCAAAGCATGGCTTGTGCTGACGGCACGGGTTCACTGACGTATGCGGGCGGCACAGGTACTGGTACCTACACCATCTCCCTGGGCGGGACGGTAGTTGCTACTGTACCGCAAAATTCAACAGGACCTCTGGTAACGAACCTACCGCAGGGAGTCTATACGGTTGAATTACAGAATGATACCTGTTCTTCATTCCAGAACTTTACCATTACCGGGCCTACGGGTATCGACTTTAACGTACAGTACATTGCCGAAACCTGCGGACCCGGTGGCGTTGGCAATGGCGATGGTACCCTGAACGTGATTCAAATCAACGGGGGGACGCCTACTTATACGGTATCCATCATCAATAACCAGGGGCAGACCATCGCCGGGGCCAGTCATTCGAATCTGGCTGCGGGTAACTATGCCGTGTCTGTCACGGACGCAAACGGCTGTCCGGGCAATCAGACCGCCCTCGTAACGGTGCCGCCTTGTCAACTCAAATGTCCGACTTTGCCAATCAATACAGCCGTGGTCGACAACCAGTGTGGTCAGTCTGTTGGTCAGGCCACCGCGTCACTCCTTAATGTACCGGCTGGGGCAACAACGACTTACCTCTGGAGCAACGGTCAGAATGGACCAACAGCGACTGGATTAACGGCGGGTGTTTACTCGGTAACCGCAACGCTATTTGCCAATAACACCATCTACGCAGGTTGTACATACGTCGATACCGTAAATGTCAACGACATTGGTGGACCGATCGCCAGCATTTCGGCCACAGGGGCTGCCAGTTGTACAGCTTCGAACGGTTCGGTCGCGCTTAATATTCAGGGAGGCACCGGGCCGTATAACATCACCTGGAGTGGGCAAACAACGGGGTCTCAAACAGCCTCGAGTGCAGGCCTTGTTACTATTTCAGGGTTGAAAGCAGGAAGTTATGCCTTCACCGTGGCAGGCTCTGCGAACACGTGTAAATCTGTCATTGACGTAGTGATTCCGACCCGCACGCCAAATGGATTTACGCTGAGTGTCATACCAACGATGGTAAGCAGTTGTGGTGCTTCAGATGGCAAATTGGCCATTACAGTTTCGGGTGGAACGGGACCATTCATTTACAGTGTCAATGGGTTCGTTAAGGGTGTCAGTAGTTCACGGACATTTTCCGTACAGGGACTACCCGCCGGAGTCAACACCGTTACTGTAATGGATGTCAATGGGTGTGATGTCACAAAAGACAATATTCTGATAAATCCAACAGGCCAGCCAGCCATCGCCAACTGGACTGCATCGGATGCCCTGTGCCCGCAGAATAATGGGTCTATACAGTTCAATGGGTCTGGAAATGCAACGGATGAATACGTTGTAACGATTTCTGGAACGGCCACTGAAATTGGGAGGACGCCGGGAAATGCATCGGCCTCTTACTCGGTTCCAGGCGGAACATACCTAATAACCAGAACAAATTCGACCTCCTGTGTATCGGTAACAACCGTTGTTGTGAACCAGCCAAGGGGGCTTGATTTCAATATTCAGTATAACGAACCCGTATGTCTCTCTCCAGCATCGGGAAGCCTGACGGTTATTCAGCCTTCAGGCGGAACGGGCGCCTACTCGTACACCATAACGGGGGCAACGGGTATAGTCTCAACGTCGGCTACCGCGACTGGTCTGCTAAGCGGCAGTTATACAGTTACTATGGGCGATAGCCGAGGCTGTACGTTCAGCGATGTGGTTATCCTGTCAACCGGATCTAACTTATCCGCAACGGCCGGTGCCACGCCTGGAATCGCCTGTATCGGTAGTCCAATTAGTCTGAGTGTTACAGGTGTGGGCGGCTCAGGTCAGCTAACCTATAACTGGTTTGGGCCCAACGGCTTCTCCGGAACGGGTCAGTTGTTGACGGCTACCGCATCAATAAGTGGCAGCTACACCGTAGTCGTAACCGATGCTTCGGGTTGTAGTGCTACTGCCTTAACCGCTCCAGTGACAACCTCATTATGTACAACATGTCAGAACCCAGTGCTAACGCTAACGGGTCCGGTGTGTGATCCGGTGACGGGCTTGAGCACGGTGAGCTACGCGGTGAGTGCGGGGGCCAGTGTGAGCAGCACTTCCGGGAATGTCAATTCTACTTTACAGATCATAACGGGCATTGCCGCCAACACGCCGGTGGTGGTAACAGCCAGCGTAGCGGGGGGCTGCAGCACCAGCCGGACGGTAGTGACCGGAGCGGTGTGCACCACCTGTGCCACAGCTATCAACCTCTCGACGGGCAACGCAGTGTGCACCGGTACGGGCAGCTATGTAGCCAGTGTGACGGCTACCGCAGGAGCCAGCCTGAGTGTGCTGGGCGGTACGATCAGCGGGAACACGGTGACCGGTACGGTAGGCAGCAGTGTAACGGTGGTGGCCTCCATTGCCGGATGTGCCTCGCAGACCCAGGTGATCGGTAGTCCAGCTTCGTGCACGGGTACGCCCTGTAACCCGGGTGGTCCTCTGGTGAGTGCGGTGGCGGGCTGTGACAACAACGGCAGCACCTACAGTGTGGTCTTCACCGCCCCCACGGGGGTGAGCGTGACGGCCAGTGCCGGTACGGTGATTGGCAATACGGTGACGGGCCTGAGCCTAGGCAGCTCGGTGACCTTGACGGCGGTCAACAGCTGTTCGGTGAGCCAGGTGACGTCCATCAGCAGTCCCGTCTGTGCGCCGGTCTGTCAATCACCGGTGCTAACGCTAACGGGTCCGGTATGTGATCCGGTGACGGGCTTGAGCACGGTGAGCTACGCGGTGAGTGCAGGAGCCAGTGTAACGGCGAACGTAGGAGTAGTCAACGCTCTTCTCAATACGATCAGTAATATTCCCGCCAACACGCCGGTGGTGGTAACGGCCAGCGTAGCGGGGGGCTGCAGCACCAGCCGGACGGTAGTGACCGGAGCGGTGTGCACCACCTGTGCCACAGCCATCAACCTCTCGACGGGCAACGCAGTGTGCACCGGTACGGGCAGCTACGTGGCCAGTGTGACGGCTACCGCAGGAGCCAGCCTGAGTGTGCTGGGCGGTACGATCAGCGGGAACACGGTGACCGGTACGGTGGGCAGCAGTGTGACGGTGGTGGCCTCCATTGCCGGATGTGCCTCGCAGACTCAGGTGATCGGTAGTCCAGCTTCGTGCACGGGTACGCCCTGTAACCCGGGTGGTCCTCTGGTGAGTGCGGTGGCGGGCTGTGACAACAACGGCAGCACCTACAGTGTGGTCTTCACCGCCCCCACGGGGGTGAGCGTGACGGCCAGTGCCGGTACGGTGATTGGCAATACGGTGACGGGCCTGAGCCTGGGCAGCTCAGTGACACTGACGGCAGTCAACAGCTGCTCGGTGAGCCAGGTGACGTCCATCAGCAGTCCCGTCTGTGCGCCGGTCTGTCAGTCACCGGTCTTGACGGTGACGGGTCCGGTATGTGATCCGGTGACGGGCTTGAGCACGGTGAGCTATGCGGTGAGTGCAGGAGCCAGTGTGAGCAGCACCTCCGGGAATGTCAATTCTACTTTACAGATCATAACGGGC
It encodes:
- a CDS encoding SprB repeat-containing protein; protein product: MMGNSIKKHRWSVLATFVFTVISQLVQAQSGSFGSTFAHTTAEMAIYEQHDFVTGSGTINAGIIGSERQPAIGMYSFVNPNSSWINASNTAFVDGYVRTYNAGPFTFPIGDNNKYRPAAVSASSAAAPTTAAYYGVDPGLATTSNLMGGTYGILPGGGPAFPTTAKAANVGTVDNIEYWDIDGTTPAKITLTWDANTPISAMVGANLNNLTIVGWDGTQWVAIPSTVDASSLAQNTSASTFNGLSASVTAGSITTTAAIVPGSFTVYTLAGACPPTTIVPNLTSLTICSGTQVAINYTTNPAGGQTLWTRMPGNVSSFGDVTDFPTATGSNPVSYTYSAVVTSFSCPSQTAVTTVLVNPVPIVTPSVCSQTICSGQTGAITFATDIPATINWLRVEDNATGTGNISQLFNTAGTYTYKIWGVSSSASCPSSTTITCTIVVNQSLIATATVAAGSGCIGQPFNLSATSTGGQAPFTYAWTGPNSYVGSGVNPQVTNSASTAINGNYIVTVTDAQGCSGTATVAVSASNCCSLTATAGNTLVACAGGTLNLSVTAGNSTTAPVTTPLTYKWSGPNGFAATTANPTLTATAAAAGVYSVTVTDGQSCTATASVTVSVSPQPSAGNDVIVSICNNETVDLATYFPAGGSFSAVTGSLSGSIFNGITSGVGSYTVLYGVGGNGCPVDQAAAVVVVRDCTPPSCNYPISTAVVDASCGNSDGTAIVSLGGLPTGATTGFAWSNGKTGPTVAGLAAGVYSITATVSTGNSVCSVVDSIQVNDIGGPVAEISLITSADCRGANGAVAIDITTGTGPFQISWSGAGSGSTSGANLGTTTVQLAPGSYIFKVTGTSGNTACASYLPITIPQDDTDQISVTGTPTNATACGSPTGSILITATPAVGVTGPFSFSLNGVQIGTSSLPTFTVSGLTAGVYTVSVSSAGGCKTPAVPVTILETGAPTVAGWTAVNPACPSDKGQLVFAGGQPTATYLIREVTTGSIVGPTAGISGASSTSLTLPAGTYSIQQTSTASTCTSFTTATISVPQGLKFNVQYTKVACAPGGSANNDGTISIVQQTGGTAPYSTTVLNSQNQVIAATSPDTYTNLKPGTYQINVVDSKGCSGVQNVFVTVPDCNLKCPIIPMNTFVVDANCSTADGRAVAQLGNFADSDVDYLWSNGFSGPTTNGLAAGVYSVTATVLTGTFVGCPYIETVNVNQIGGPVVAQGVINPSSCAANTGTASFSVASGTGPFAVTWTGPVSGNRSVNGTAPFQFTQSGLAPGSYVFTFTASGSTCKTVLDVTIPVSSSSNISLAAVPTPTSSCGSQDGSISLTASGSGPAYTYTLNGASYTTVSASTLQIPNLPAGVYTLGVISGANSCSTTTTAIIQQTGAPAVTGWTSQSMACADGTGSLTYAGGTGTGTYTISLGGTVVATVPQNSTGPLVTNLPQGVYTVELQNDTCSSFQNFTITGPTGIDFNVQYIAETCGPGGVGNGDGTLNVIQINGGTPTYTVSIINNQGQTIAGASHSNLAAGNYAVSVTDANGCPGNQTALVTVPPCQLKCPTLPINTAVVDNQCGQSVGQATASLLNVPAGATTTYLWSNGQNGPTATGLTAGVYSVTATLFANNTIYAGCTYVDTVNVNDIGGPIASISATGAASCTASNGSVALNIQGGTGPYNITWSGQTTGSQTASSAGLVTISGLKAGSYAFTVAGSANTCKSVIDVVIPTRTPNGFTLSVIPTMVSSCGASDGKLAITVSGGTGPFIYSVNGFVKGVSSSRTFSVQGLPAGVNTVTVMDVNGCDVTKDNILINPTGQPAIANWTASDALCPQNNGSIQFNGSGNATDEYVVTISGTATEIGRTPGNASASYSVPGGTYLITRTNSTSCVSVTTVVVNQPRGLDFNIQYNEPVCLSPASGSLTVIQPSGGTGAYSYTITGATGIVSTSATATGLLSGSYTVTMGDSRGCTFSDVVILSTGSNLSATAGATPGIACIGSPISLSVTGVGGSGQLTYNWFGPNGFSGTGQLLTATASISGSYTVVVTDASGCSATALTAPVTTSLCTTCQNPVLTLTGPVCDPVTGLSTVSYAVSAGASVSSTSGNVNSTLQIITGIAANTPVVVTASVAGGCSTSRTVVTGAVCTTCATAINLSTGNAVCTGTGSYVASVTATAGASLSVLGGTISGNTVTGTVGSSVTVVASIAGCASQTQVIGSPASCTGTPCNPGGPLVSAVAGCDNNGSTYSVVFTAPTGVSVTASAGTVIGNTVTGLSLGSSVTLTAVNSCSVSQVTSISSPVCAPVCQSPVLTLTGPVCDPVTGLSTVSYAVSAGASVTANVGVVNALLNTISNIPANTPVVVTASVAGGCSTSRTVVTGAVCTTCATAINLSTGNAVCTGTGSYVASVTATAGASLSVLGGTISGNTVTGTVGSSVTVVASIAGCASQTQVIGSPASCTGTPCNPGGPLVSAVAGCDNNGSTYSVVFTAPTGVSVTASAGTVIGNTVTGLSLGSSVTLTAVNSCSVSQVTSISSPVCAPVCQSPVLTVTGPVCDPVTGLSTVSYAVSAGASVSSTSGNVNSTLQIITGIAANTPVVVTASVAGGCSTSRTVVTGAVCTTCATAINLSTGNAICLNGTSYVASVTATAGASLSVLGGTISGNTVTGTVGSSVTVVASIAGCASQTQVIGSPASCTGTPCNPGGPLVSAVAGCDNNGSTYSVVFTAPTGVSVTASAGTLVGNTITGLSLGSSVTLTAVNSCSVSQVTSISSPVCAPVCQSPVLTLTGPVCDPVTGLSTVSYAVSAGASVSSTSGNVNSTLQIITGIAANTPVVVTASVAGGCSTSRTVVTGAVCTTCATAINLSTGNAICLNGTSYVASVTATAGASLSVLGGTISGNTVTGTVGSSVTVVASIAGCASQTQVIGSPASCTGTPCNPGGPLVSAVAGCDNNGSTYSVVFTAPTGVSVTASAGTVIGNTVTGLSLGSSVTLTAVNSCSVSQVTSISSPVCAPVCQSPVLTVTGPVCDPVTGLSTVSYAVSAGASVSSTSGNVNSTLQIITGIAANTPVVVTASVAGGCSTSRTVVTGAVCTTCATAINLSTGNAICLNGTSYVASVTATAGASLSVLGGTISGNTVTGTVGSSVTVVASIAGCASQTQIITSPASCTGTPCNPGGPLVSAVAGCDNNGSTYSVVFTAPTGVSVTASAGTLVGNTITGLSLGSLVTLTAVNSCSLTQVTSISSPVCAPVCQSPVLTLTGPVCDPVTGLSTVSYAVSAGASVSSTSGNVNSTLQIITGIAANTPVVVTASVAGGCSTSRTVVTGAVCTTCATAINLSTGNAICLNGTSYVASVTATAGATITAFGGTVIPFLGIVTGTVGTNVTVVASIAGCASQTQVIGSPTLCNQPCPTSSLMSVSGPLCDGNGLTYSVHVTAPGGVTVTTSSGTVINGVVSGISIDTPLSLTAINNNCSLMQVVTVNPPICPVVCPTPIGLNLVVTAAQCGSATGQITATPTNGSGSYTYKWNTGQSGQTLSGLVAGVYSVTVSDANGCTGVSGSIDLPGSQAPVVSLVRVSPAACGQATGSISVSASGGQLPYQYQWSNGASTSSVSGLSAGQYTVTVSDGSGCASTLSVGVVGSSSLSLVTASSPAACGQASGTASVSVSGGSGSYTYQWSNGASTASLSGLVAGAYSVTVSDGAGCRSTATVNVNSVSGPQLTLTPVDAACHGSASGSVSVGVTGGSGSYTYRWSNGSTSASLSGLVAGTYSVSVTDGSGCVASGQVTVGEPAIILAVYNPVRGVCPSVVGDIVPVSISGGSAPYTYRWNTGATSAGLTGVSSGTYTVTITDARGCVATGSAVLVAPTCPVVCPTPIGLNLVVTAAQCGSATGQITASVTSGVAPYSYVWSNGQSGRSLSGLASGIYSVTVTDGNGCTGVVSNVTLPGSQAPTVSLVSVSPAACGQASGGASVSASGGSGAYTYQWSNGASTSSVSGLSAGSYTVSVFDGSGCQGLLTVVVPGSSSLSLTASATPAACGNASGSASVSASGGTTPYQYKWSSGALTASVSGLASGAYSVTVSDAGGCSATMTVNVNSVSGPSLSVNATPAACNATASGSATAVASGGSGVYTYQWSSGQSTSVVSGLSAGTYTVSVTDGNGCKASQQVVISQPAAILAIYSPARIVCPSTVGSITQVSISGGTAPYSYSWSNGATSAGLNNVGAGSYTVTITDARGCVATGTATLTPANCPPVCPPLGINLVVTAAECGSATGQITASLTSGTAPYTYVWSNGQNGPTITGLSSGVYSVTVTDGNGCTGVSGSINLPGSQAPAVSLVSVSPAACGQATGGASVSASGGLAPYSYSWSNGASTSSVSGLSVGTYTVRVLDGSGCQGLLTVVVPGSSSLSLTASATPAACGSASGSAGVVVSGGTRPYQYKWSNGAITASVSGLVSGAYSVSVTDAGGCSATATVNVNSVSGPSLSVNSAGASCNATASGSATAVVSGGLAPYSYSWSNGASTSSVSGLSAGTYTVRVTDGNGCQASQQVVISQPAAILAIYSPARIVCPSTVGSITQVSISGGTAPYSYSWSNGATSAGLNNVGAGSYTVTITDARGCVATGTAAIQPVTCASCLNAFVYLQGALVDADGIWPVNPPTGANNEPLMRDDLRAKNLIPLTDPYRTAPYLATFYPGGAGSIGALDPFAETIINPAVALAARGDSSVVDWVLLEFRDPASPSVVKYTRSGLVLRNGAIVDMDGRSCLDISHVAGGSYQVAVRHRNHLGVMTQSSVSLNTGSVNVAVDFRKLTPTEIWHDTTNPTVVSLYGDKERRDLSWAAGYYALWGGNANRDDKTIYQGQLNDPQEVFNQITTAPGNIFNTPSYILPGYYSGDVNMDGKTIFQGQENDTHIIYNIMIQHPSNVLNNPSFIIRQQLP